The following are encoded together in the Daucus carota subsp. sativus chromosome 5, DH1 v3.0, whole genome shotgun sequence genome:
- the LOC108223793 gene encoding pentatricopeptide repeat-containing protein At5g02830, chloroplastic encodes MKNTVLTVGCCSIIIPPNSPHKPSISAKLPQSKPSSSKPLLSTVRWDLPLHRNQKSLRYYAQLDSKLAEDAKLDDFLLIAETVLNSGVKVSDFANLINVDLVSKGLIRMLRSGDVERVVQVLSGAQKLGLSVAELFDRNVVEALRKECSLVAERGNVEAVVDLLEVLSGFQLSVKEIVDPARIIKICVAQRKPNVAIRCARNFPTAHILFCSIILEFGKKGDIMCAMDVFEASKQDMDRPNMYIYRTIIDVCGLCGDYLRSRSIYEELLTQKITPNLYVFNSLMNVNACDLNYTMHVYKHMQSVGVAADVTSYNILLKSCCRAARVDLAQDIYREVQSLESTGVLKLDVFTYSTIIKAFADSKMWQMALEIKEDMLTAGVTPNTITWSSLINACSSAGLVEQSILLFEEMLLAGCTPNTQCCNTVLHACIEAHQYDRAFRLFNNWKISATDKFYGKDYQRKIDRGRHNARKSYTMTGQDYGSDSDHVHFTKMVPFKPTTATYNILMKACGTDYKRAEALMNEMKTCGLSPNQISWSILIDIFGGSRNVKGAMQILDSMRRAGILPDVIAYTAVMKVCIQNQNQKFAFSLFEEMKRYHIQPNLVTYNTLLRARTRYGSLEEVQQCLAIYQDMRRAGFNSNDYYLKQLIEEWCEGILQGNSQNLPHTSSSRTDLEGSQSLLLEKVAANLQKTGPKSLAVDLRGLSKVEARIVVLAVLRMIKENYTPGTLLKDDMSIILGVQEVGSSDANHDNVKDAIIKLLRDDLGLEVISGATGSINSNSDTDNINTITVGYPTGLESPRRPAVLQRLKVTKKSLNKWLQKRLGASRK; translated from the exons atgaagaacacagtgCTTACAGTGGGGTGCTGCTCCATCATAATCCCTCCCAATTCCCCTCACAAGCCCTCAATTTCAGCCAAGCTTCCTCAATCCAAACCCTCATCATCGAAACCTCTGCTCTCCACCGTCCGATGGGACTTGCCGCTGCACCGCAACCAAAAGAGCCTCAGATACTACGCTCAGCTGGATTCCAAGCTCGCCGAAGACGCCAAGCTGGATGATTTCTTGTTAATTGCCGAGACTGTGTTGAATTCTGGTGTTAAAGTTTCCGACTTTGCGAATTTGATTAATGTTGACCTTGTTTCGAAAGGATTGATTCGGATGCTTAGGAGTGGTGATGTGGAGAGAGTTGTGCAAGTGTTGAGTGGTGCTCAGAAGCTAGGGCTTAGTGTTGCAGAGTTGTTTGATAGGAATGTCGTTGAGGCGTTGCGGAAAGAATGTAGTTTGGTTGCGGAGAGGGGCAatgttgaggctgttgttgaTTTATTGGAAGTGCTTAGTG GATTTCAATTATCAGTTAAGGAAATTGTGGACCCTGCacgaattattaaaatttgcgTGGCCCAAAGGAAACCAAATGTGGCCATAAG GTGTGCTCGTAATTTTCCAACTGCCCATATATTATTCTGTAGCATAATTCTTGAATTTGGCAAGAAAGGTGACATCATGTGTGCTATGGATGTATTTGAAGCCTCTAAGCAGGACATGGACCGTCCTAACATGTATATCTACCGCACAATAATAGATGTATGTGGTCTGTGTGGTGACTATCTGAGATCTAGGTCCATTTATGAG GAACTTCTAACTCAAAAGATCACTCCAAATCTTTATGTTTTTAATAGTCTTATGAATGTGAATGCTTGTGACTTGAACTACACGATGCACGTTTACAAACATATGCAG AGTGTTGGTGTTGCTGCTGATGTGACATCTTACAACATCCTCTTGAAATCTTGTTGTCGAGCGGCAAGAGTTGATTTGGCTCAAGACATATACAGGGAGGTACAAAGTTTAGAATCAACTGGAGTTTTGAAACTGGATGTTTTCACATACAGCACAATCATTAAG GCATTTGCAGATTCTAAAATGTGGCAAATGGCTCTTGAAATTAAAGAAGACATGCTCACAGCTGGTGTCACTCCCAATACTATAACATGGTCATCATTGATAAATGCATGCTCTAGTGCAGGTCTTGTGGAGCAGTCTATCCTATTATTCGAAGAAATGCTTTTGGCTGGTTGTACACCCAACACACAGTGTTGCAACACTGTACTTCATGCATGTATTGAGGCTCACCAGTACGACAGGGCCTTTCGCTTATTCAATAATTGGAAAATAAGTGCAACTGATAAATTTTACGGAAAAGATTATCAGAGGAAGATTGATAGAGGCAGGCACAATGCACGTAAAAGTTATACTATGACTGGGCAAGATTATGGGTCTGATTCTGATCATGTACACTTTACTAAAATGGTTCCCTTCAAACCCACTACTGCAACATATAATATTCTGATGAAGGCATGTGGTACGGATTACAAGCGCGCAGAAGCTTTaatgaatgagatgaagacCTGTGGTCTTTCACCTAATCAAATAAGCTGGTCAATTTTGATTGATATATTTGGAGGCTCAAGAAATGTCAAGGGTGCTATGCAG ATTTTAGATTCCATGCGTCGAGCGGGTATTCTACCTGATGTTATTGCATACACAGCAGTTATGAAG GTTTGCATACAAAACCAAAACCAGAAATTTGCATTTTCCTTATTTGAGGAAATGAAGAGATATCATATACAGCCAAACTTG GTAACATACAATACACTTCTAAGAGCCCGTACAAGATATGGTTCCCTGGAGGAGGTGCAACAATGCCTTGCTATATATCAGGATATGCGGAGAGCAGG GTTCAATTCCaatgattattatcttaaaCAACTAATAGAGGAGTGGTGTGAAGGAATACTACAAGGTAACAGCCAGAATCTCCCACACACTTCTAGCAGCAGAACTGACTTGGAAGGCTCTCAAAGCCTGCTTCTGGAGAAAGTAGCGGCAAATTTGCAAAAGACTGGTCCTAAAAGCTTAGCTGTTGATCTTCGAGGACTCTCAAAG GTTGAAGCTCGGATTGTGGTTCTTGCTGTTTTACGAATGATTAAGGAGAACTACACTCCAG GAACCTTGTTAAAAGATGATATGTCAATAATATTAGGAGTACAGGAAGTAGGTTCAAGTGATGCCAATCATGACAACGTGAAAGATGCTATAATAAAACTTTTGCGGGATGATTTGGGGCTTGAAGTTATTTCTGGAGCCACTGGAAGTATCAATTCGAATTCGGACACAGACAATATAAATACCATCACAGTAGGATATCCCACAGGATTAGAATCTCCAAGGAGACCTGCCGTTTTGCAACGTCTCAAGGTCACAAAAAAGTCATTAAACAAGTGGTTACAGAAGAGACTGGGTGCATCTAGGAAATAA
- the LOC108220973 gene encoding uncharacterized protein LOC108220973 — MDIQLRFQTGMISHNLGWNWRYQKPQAPPCSPTRNSQQSPPPQNGDNNNNGDKSSTDWDKAWSSFKKQGKKSIFSQFSPNKYVTWNPRRSNYPLSEEVDPIKRTERSNLMLWTSPKFTLVLAIIIVSLLLLYTILAPMK, encoded by the exons ATGGATATTCAGCTACGATTCCAGACCGGAATGATTTCACATAATCTGGGGTGGAACTGGAGATACCAGAAACCTCAAGCACCCCCTTGTTCTCCCACAAGGAACTCCCAGCAATCACCTCCTCCTCAAAACGGTGACAACAACAACAATG GTGACAAGTCCTCAACAGACTGGGACAAAGCCTGGTCAAGCTTCAAGAAGCAAGGAAAAAAGAGCATCTTCTCCCAGTTTTCTCCAAACAAGTATGTGACTTGGAACCCTCGACGTTCAAACTACCCCTTGTCCGAGGAGGTCGATCCTATCAAGagaacagagagatcaaacctTATGCTGTGGACAAGCCCAAAGTTCACTTTAGTGCTGGCAATTATTATTGTTTCTCTCCTCCTTTTGTATACAATCCTTGCCCCAATGAAATGA